GAAACTTCCGTAATTGAATGATTATGTGAATCATACACGCAAACCAGAGGTAAAAGATATAACgtcaacattatttttatattgtgaagCACTGTAATGATTAGATAACATGACCGTGTTTCACGTCAGGATGTGTAAAAATCACGTATGTGTATGAGATTGCAACTGGAGTACAAAGGAGTGTTGTAAAAACAGAGGATGATTGCGCACACCGAACTTCATGGTCCAACAGATGCCACCGTTTATCGACACGCGCCTCACTCCTCGATTGCTACAAGTCCCGTTACCTTTGCAACACTATTCGGCCCAGTGATCATCAAACAATCTAGAATCGTTTTAGCGAGTCGAAACAAGCGAGAATCGTTCGATGGCCCTTaacttaataattatgtttatagcCACTCCGTAGGTTAAATTATGGACCGCAACAATGCTATGCCAGTTGTGCACGACACGCGATTTGAAATCGGCGATAGTGCACAGTTGAGCGCCCACGTGCTATGTGACAATCGCAACAAAAACTCTGCGATTCTTACTTTGATACTGTCCCAAGACCTAAAgtaatcataattattaatcATATTGGCGTCAATACGACTTTCATATCAATAGatataacataggtacctaatttaatcaTTTTATCCTACTGTAATTTTAGTGGAAAAACAGAGTGATAAAATACTTAATTTCTGAGATTGAAACACAGAGTTTAGTCAGTTTTTTTTAGAGTATAACCTAaaatatatatgacaccgtaagattgtgaacccgttagtttataatctaacataggttaggttagattataatctccctaccgtcagtttataatgtaactagcgagattataatatgacaagtgtttacaattttacggtgacatatacacacAACTCTCACTCTGATTTCATCTCATTCATTTCTTTAATCATAAAACTAATCAGCTGATTAATAGCTGTTAACTCTTACTTAATTATGCAACATAACTGGTTTTTGTATGTGACTAGTCAAAAGATCAAATTATATTCATTGTGTTCAAATAGCCTgcctactttttttaaatgatcCTTGTAAATTCATAACTCGGCCAGTACaactatgtatttaaattttcttttttatactAAGCAAACtaaatgttcttttttatattaaaaactttaaGAGGAAAAAGATAATCATGTGCTACctcttctccatacaaatttagtCCCCATTATAATCTAtggaaataaatattagggaaaATATTCAATGTTCATAAGCATCTAAAATAGTCTGGCTCTGGCtaaagctaactctgcacaagAAGGTagaagtacagtcacctgcaataatatgttagacAACAAAGGCCATAAGAGCCGTAAGagcatgtcacatatttttgtggccttcgaagactaacataattatatttctgcAGGTGACTATACCACCACAAACCTCAAATTCTTATGAAAATGTAACATTTTTAGTGCCTCCGCCACCTTGGTGCGGTTATCATAGACTATTTGATGAACTTTAACAAGAAACATCTTAAAACATGTTAAAATGCTGACCAAGCCAAACTTACAGATCCATGCATAAACTTTATCTACATaaggtaattaattaggtaAAAAATTAGGTTACCTTGGCGTCCGAAGAATAAAACTTTTTGTGTAATCTCCCacttaaaacttttatttatagaTACTTTGTTATATGTATTATCACAAATCCTGGTAGACTTTTAAAACACAATCACGCAACTGACAAATCTTACTGTATTTTCTTGATTACTGATTTCtcatttaaacataatttacacaataaaaCACTATCTGTGACTCGACTTAGGTGTAATCGGTTTCTCATCACACTCCACTCTACACAATCATAATAGTTTATTGCATATTTGGATGGCTTTTTAATTCTCTAAACTGTCCATGTCCTTTGACATCATTAATCTCATGAAATTATATACAAAGTTGGCTaatttactttaattaaatGTAATCATTCAACTGACACAGCTCCTGCTTGCGTCTGACATTTGATACAAGAAACTTAACTTTTTAAACATGATGATTTAAAGAAGTGTGATCCAATAAGGATACTTTCTTCATCAAATGTGATAATGGTTATTGCGGGAGTATCTACAAGTACTAAAGTATGAAAATATAAGATAAAGCACCTCGATTGGACAATGGTATGTATCAAAGATATTAACAACGTGATATGACGCACATCGCGGCCGACTCGGTGCCGGCGGGCCGGCTCGGCGCCCCGGCGCTCCGGCGCGGGCCGCAGGCGCCCCGGCTCGGGCTGCAGGCGCTCCGGCACCGGTCGCGGCCGCCCGGACACCGCCGCGGGCGGGCGTCACTCGCTCTCCCGCCTCGCCGAGCCCTTGCAGTCTTACGAGAAATAAATGCCACATTACACTCTAGATATTAAAGCACTGTACAACAACAataagttttcttttctttttcggGGCTAACGTTCATTTCGCGCACGATTTCCGCGAACATTTCGTTGACGTTGGTGCGGCTCTTGGCGGAGGCCTCGACAAAGGGGCAGCCCCACATCTGCGCCAGCGCCGCGCCCTCGGGCTGCGCCACCTCGCGCTGGTGCTCCAAGTCGGCCTTGTTGCCCACCAGCAGAATAGGCACGCGTTCCGAACCTTTCACACGCGTTATCAATTCCTTCATGGGCTTGATGTCTTGAAATGTTTGATGATTCGTTAATGAATATACTACAACGAATCCTTGGCCGTTTTTAATGTAGAGATCCCGCATAGACGCAAACTGTTCCGTGCCGGCAGTATCCAGTATTTCTAAAACACATGGCGAATTGTCCACTTCTATTTCTTTCCTATAGAAATCTTCTATCGTGGGGTCATATTTTTCCATAAAGCATCCGGACACGAACTGCACAGTCAAAGCACTCTTACCGACCCCACCCGAACCCAAAACCACAACTTTGAATTCGCGCATGATTGTGTTGTCTAAATCACACTTGCCAGACTTCAATACAACGTTTCGGAAACGTATTCACTGTGCTATAAAAATGTCATTGCTATGTTGGTTTATGACTCACTCGGATGCGATCACTGAGAAACGTTCACTTGCAGCAACTTTATTAATTGATAAACAGCAGCGCCATTTTAGTTCACAGTGTAGAAATACAGGTCCAATGGCATCGCGGTATCAAAATCACACCAGATGACGCGGAAGCAACTCAACATTTACCAAACTTGCTCTCTGCTATAACTGACTGATCGCGGCAGCAGGTTGGTCAAAGCACTGTGTTGTCTTGTTTGGTTTGATTGGTGAATGGATTGCACTAACCGGAAGTCGGTGTTACCAGGCACGTTTCTAATTTACCCTGCGGATATTATAGGTTTATTAACACGCACGATtgtatatagaaaaaaaaacagacttttAGTCGCCTTTTGTGAAATATTATTGTTGTCGCCGCGGCATTTTGGCAACACCCCTTCGATGATCTTGGCAACACTGCGTGTGACGTACATCCGGAGCTGTCAAACCCAACTTCATATAAGGCCAAGCACAAGGCGGGAGCGACCACTTTGCCATCTAGCAGCCACCAGCGACGGAGTACTTGTCTATACAGTGTATTGCTGATCTGAGTATAATACTTTCATACCTATTTGCTATATCATTCACGGTCGTATTAAGTGTAATATGGTCCACATATTATACTTAATACGACCAGGTTATTACttgtatttttgattaattgtataaataaataaatgtattaatgttgcttgggtgtttatttcattataaaggcccctgtacacaatgggccatcgccggccagtccaagggacgcagccatgcggtagaataagatagcaatatcacttgctccctctaacgcataaatgcgtcccccagaatggtcCACGCCTATTACCGcaaaaaatcgaagttcgcaaattgcgggcatttttctctgccactctaattacgcctttatgtgagtaaaaaagaaaatccccgcaatttgtgaatttcgtttttcgcggtagcccctctggcaaACTATACACATCGCTGTTTTTGAGGTTATAATCCTAGCATAGCAAAATGACAGTAAAAATGAAACTAAATTGCCTCTGCTTGTGGTTGACTGACAGTGACACGCGACTCTTGCCAAACcattacggctcggccacgacattgagcgacttgggacggcggcagcgataaccataggttggagcgagaaaCAGCGATCGGacatcggacctttcgttcccacctatggttgtcgctgccgccgtcgccagtcgctcaatgtcgcgGCCGAGCTGTAAGCGCCGGCGCCTCGATtcacgcacgagtgtggagggggctatagAGAGAGACTCTTTGCTATAGCGGCATAGAGAAGaaatggtacagtcagcagcaaaagtacgtacgcgctcttattcccttaacaataaagtcgcgtcaagatcattttgaacacctcgcccgcttagccactattgctgctgactgtatagaGAAGAAAtggtagagagagagagagatcaCCGAACGAGATGCTCttactttcagtaggagtagcagagaaagcgttaTTATTACCTTGTCAGAGtcacacaatattttttttggtttagtatggattatttgtagcaatttttttagatttgactagtaggaaagtagccaatttgcgaatatcggttttcgcggtacgcCCCCAGTTACTACAGCCAAAAGTAAAAGCactgtacggaaagagaagagtcatagaaTTTAtcggatcccatacatttcacgtctcttctctttccgcacagacttctATTATGTGTGCCAAGCCAATACCAAGATGTCGTGAAGACCTTGTGCTTAAGATTACCCATTTCTTAGGCAAAGTATTTTTAATCAGCAACATTAACGGAAATGACCAATTTTTTATGCTGGCAACTTATCGATTTTTGTCATATTTTGTTCAgaaattataagtaaaaaaaaaaacaagaaaaaacaattgaataatttatagtttttgtataaaatacgaCTGCTGTACTTATTACAAGCTGTCCaatttattttgtgtattttggcTAGTTCGCAACATCTTTGCAATAACTGTTACTGTACATGGCAACATATGAATTATTTTTCTTTGCCATTTCATTGTTGTCATTCTCAATGACAGAAATTCAGAATAGATGGTTCTGACAGAATCCGAACTCACGGGAGTAGCCGGCTATCTAGGAATACTGTGCCAAATTGACAAATATCTTTTATTCTAGTCAAGGCTATGACCCCCAATTTGTCTGCAAAATAAGGCGGCGCCAAAGTGAATTAGAGAAGACAAGGCGTGGTCCGTGGAAGTTGGAGACCATTCTTTTTGGATCACAATATCGAGGTACTTTATTatgttaatacaaataaaataacaatcatCAGTGATTTAGGCGTTGCCGACTTTACTCATATTCTTGCTCTGAAATGGGTTATACTCTAGATTTCGCACATACTGTAATTTGGTGtagaattaattgtattaaatgtATCTAAGTTCAGaaacttatttaataatattgaaACATGAATACAGTGCTCAGTGCTTGTGTACCCTTTGACCACCATgcctggtcactttttctttatttcagtttatattcGTCAACagcttaaaaataacattttataatgttGGTGGCTTGAGCGTGTCTGGTGTATGGGGCCTGGGCAGTTTGTTAATGTCATTTGCCACTCGGAGGGAATGACCTCAATAACTGCTTATTTAATGATGAATatgttacctacctaataacatttttatcgaGTGGGCTTAAAGGCATATCCATAGAGGTGATATAGGTAACTATTTCAATTTGATTACCGTAGTAATGGCATCCAAAACCCCGATCACTGGTCATGAGATATTCGAGAAACTAATTCCCACAttaatactgatttaaactttcacgatttttacacattattaaattgtacattattgttagatacgcgattaagtcccgttgtacaatttaat
This region of Cydia amplana chromosome 4, ilCydAmpl1.1, whole genome shotgun sequence genomic DNA includes:
- the LOC134663281 gene encoding ras-related protein Rap-2c translates to MREFKVVVLGSGGVGKSALTVQFVSGCFMEKYDPTIEDFYRKEIEVDNSPCVLEILDTAGTEQFASMRDLYIKNGQGFVVVYSLTNHQTFQDIKPMKELITRVKGSERVPILLVGNKADLEHQREVAQPEGAALAQMWGCPFVEASAKSRTNVNEMFAEIVREMNVSPEKEKKTYCCCTVL